A region from the Vicia villosa cultivar HV-30 ecotype Madison, WI linkage group LG3, Vvil1.0, whole genome shotgun sequence genome encodes:
- the LOC131661074 gene encoding CBS domain-containing protein CBSCBSPB3-like, translating into MKKTTKRPSKKSHHVENGNGKPPSPSSQPGDGAERTVKKVKLSKALTIPDGTSVSDACRRMAARRVDAVLLTDSSALLSGILTDKDVATRVVAEGLLPDETAVSKVMTRNPIFVTSDTLAIDALQKMIQGKFRHLPVVENGEVIAILDITKCLYDAIARVEKACQQGSAVAAAAVEGPDHQRAPNAFIDTLRERMFKPSLSTILGENTRVAIASASDHVHVAAKRMQELHVSSSVIVTDAKVQGILTSKDILLRVMALHLSPESTLVEKIMTPNPQCATPETTIIDALHMMHDGKFLHLPVVDKDGNVVACVDVLQITHAAISLVESSSSGNANDVAGTIMQKFWDSAFSLEPPEDYDTNSEVSGQLTLDGADTTKSTYQSAGFGHSFTFKFEDPNGQVHRFNCGSENQDELASAVMQRIGPVNDGERPTLMYEDDEGDKIVIATNNDLAAAVSYARSAGLKALKLNLKFADSTREIQPNSGTATKQKTSVVSVRSGIFAGAVVLTSISLLVYLKRTK; encoded by the exons ATGAAGAAGACAACCAAACGTccttccaagaaatctcaccaTGTTGAAAATGGAAACGGAAAACCTCCCTCGCCTTCTTCGCAACC GGGTGATGGAGCAGAAAGAACGGTGAAGAAGGTGAAATTGTCCAAGGCTCTTACCATTCCTGATGGGACATCGGTTTCTGATGCATGTAGACGAATGGCGGCTCGCCGTGTCGATGCTGTTTTGTTGACTGATTCCAGTGCTTTGCTTTCTGGGATTCTTACTGATAAG GATGTTGCTACTAGAGTTGTTGCTGAGGGGTTGTTACCTGATGAGACAGCTGTGTCGAAAGTAATGACAAGGAATCCTATTTTTGTTACGTCGGATACTCTCGCCATTGATGCTCTTCAGAAGATGATCCAGG GTAAATTCAGGCACCTCCCTGTTGTGGAAAACGGTGAAGTCATTGCCATATTGGATATCACAAAATGTCTTTATGATGCCATAGCTAGGGTGGAGAAGGCTTGTCAGCAAGGGAGTGCCGTTGCTGCTGCTGCAGTTGAGGGGCCGGACCATCAGCGAG CTCCAAATGCTTTCATTGATACATTGAGGGAGCGCATGTTCAAGCCTTCCTTGTCAACTATACTTGGTGAAAATACAAG GGTTGCTATTGCATCAGCATCAGATCATGTCCATGTAGCTGCAAAAAGGATGCAGGAGTTGCATGTCAGTTCATCTGTGATCGTAACAGATGCCAAAGTTCAGGGGATATTGAC TTCAAAAGACATTCTTTTGCGAGTCATGGCTCTACATCTTTCCCCAGAGTCGACCTTAGTGGAAAAG ATAATGACTCCAAACCCACAATGTGCAACACCAGAGACAACAATTATCGATGCTCTGCATATGATGCATGATGGAAAGTTCTTACATCTTCCTGTGGTAGACAAAG ATGGAAATGTTGTTGCTTGTGTGGATGTTTTGCAGATCACTCATGCTGCAATTTCTCTG GTCGAAAGTAGCTCTTCTGGAAATGCTAATGATGTGGCAGGCACAATTATGCAAAAATTTTGGGACTCAGCTTTTTCTCTTGAACCACCTGAAGACTACGACACTAACAG TGAAGTCTCTGGACAACTAACTCTGGATGGGGCAGATACCACAAAGTCTACATACCAGTCTGCaggttttggacattcatttacttttaaattcGAGGATCCCAATGGTCAAGTGCATCGTTTCAACTGTG GTTCTGAAAATCAGGATGAGCTTGCATCAGCTGTTATGCAAAGAATTGGTCCTGTTAATGATGGAGAACGCCCTACATTGATG TATGAAGACGATGAAGGAGATAAAATTGTTATTGCAACTAATAACGATCTTGCTGCTGCTGTCAGCTATGCTAGATCTGCAGGACTGAAG GCTCTAAAGTTGAATTTGAAGTTTGCTGATTCTACCAGAGAGATACAACCAAACTCTGGTACAGCCACTAAACAGAAAACGAGTGTAGTGTCTGTCCGCTCTGGTATTTTCGCAGGTGCCGTTGTTCTAACAAGCATTAGTTTATTGGTCTACTTAAAGCGCACCAAATAG
- the LOC131661073 gene encoding uncharacterized protein LOC131661073 produces MATTACFIIVSRNDIPIYEAEVGVAAKREDAAQLHQFILHAALDVVQDLAWTTSAMYLKSVDRFNELVVSVYVTAGHTRLMLLHDSRNDDGIKSFFQEVHELYIKTLLNPLYLPGSRITSSHFDTKVRALARKYL; encoded by the exons ATGGCAACCACCGCTTGTTTCATCATTGTTAGCAGAAATGATATTCCTATATACGAAGCTGAAGTTGGAGTAGCTGCTAAA AGGGAGGACGCTGCTCAGCTGCATCAATTTATCCTACATGCTGCCCTCGATGTTGTCCAGGACCTTGCATGGACTACTAGTGCTAT GTACTTGAAATCTGTAGATAGGTTTAATGAACTCGTGGTGTCAGTATACGTCACAGCTGGT CATACCCGGTTAATGTTGCTTCATGATTCGCGTAATGACGATGGCATTAAGAGCTTCTTCCAAGAGGTGCACGAGCTTTACATAAAG ACCCTTCTTAATCCTCTATACTTGCCTGGCTCCCGAATCACATCATCACATTTTGATACAAAAGTCCGTGCCCTTGCAAGAAAGTATTTGTAG